One window of Brachybacterium ginsengisoli genomic DNA carries:
- the rpsA gene encoding 30S ribosomal protein S1 yields MTDTTTPQIAINDIGDADELMAAIDATIKYFNDGDIVEGTVVKVDHDEVLLDIGYKTEGVIPSRELSIKHDVDPGEVVEVGDEIEALVLQKEDKEGRLILSKKRAQYERAWGTIEQIKEDEGVVTGRVIEVVKGGLIVDIGLRGFLPASLVEMRRVRDLQPYVGQEIEAKIIELDKNRNNVVLSRRAYLEETQSAVRSDFLQTLQKGQIREGAVSSIVNFGAFVDLGGVDGLVHVSELSWKHIDHPSEVVEVGQKVKVEVLDVDMDRERVSLSLKATQEDPWQLFARTHAIGEVVPGKVTKLVPFGAFVRVEDGIEGLVHISELAQRHVDLPEQVVTVDQDVFVKVIDIDLERRRISLSLKQANEGVDPEGDDTTFDPALYGMAAEYDANGEYKYPEGFDPETNEWLEGYDSQREEWEGQYAAAYERWTAHKTQVAEAIKADEESANAPAPAASSSTSSSSSDSGASAQTSYQSSSSDEGTLASDEALAALRAKLTGN; encoded by the coding sequence ATGACCGACACCACGACCCCCCAGATCGCCATCAACGACATCGGTGACGCCGACGAGCTCATGGCCGCCATCGATGCCACCATCAAGTACTTCAACGATGGCGACATCGTCGAGGGCACTGTGGTGAAGGTCGATCACGACGAGGTCCTCCTGGACATCGGCTACAAGACCGAGGGCGTCATCCCCTCGCGCGAGCTGTCCATCAAGCACGACGTCGACCCCGGTGAGGTCGTCGAGGTCGGCGATGAGATCGAGGCCCTGGTCCTCCAGAAGGAGGACAAGGAAGGCCGTCTGATCCTGTCCAAGAAGCGTGCTCAGTACGAGCGCGCCTGGGGCACCATCGAGCAGATCAAGGAAGACGAGGGCGTCGTCACCGGCCGCGTCATCGAGGTCGTCAAGGGCGGCCTCATCGTCGACATCGGCCTGCGCGGCTTCCTCCCCGCCTCCCTCGTCGAGATGCGCCGCGTCCGCGACCTCCAGCCCTACGTCGGCCAGGAGATCGAGGCGAAGATCATCGAGCTCGACAAGAACCGCAACAACGTGGTCCTGTCGCGTCGCGCCTACCTCGAGGAGACCCAGTCCGCGGTCCGCTCGGACTTCCTGCAGACCCTGCAGAAGGGCCAGATCCGCGAGGGCGCCGTGTCCTCCATCGTCAACTTCGGCGCGTTCGTCGATCTCGGCGGTGTCGACGGCCTGGTGCACGTCTCCGAGCTGTCCTGGAAGCACATCGACCACCCCTCCGAGGTCGTCGAGGTGGGTCAGAAGGTCAAGGTCGAGGTCCTGGACGTCGACATGGACCGCGAGCGCGTCTCCCTGTCGCTGAAGGCGACCCAGGAGGACCCGTGGCAGCTCTTCGCCCGCACCCACGCCATCGGCGAGGTCGTGCCGGGCAAGGTCACCAAGCTGGTTCCCTTCGGTGCGTTCGTGCGCGTCGAGGACGGCATCGAGGGCCTCGTGCACATCTCCGAGCTGGCCCAGCGCCACGTGGATCTGCCCGAGCAGGTCGTCACCGTCGACCAGGACGTCTTCGTCAAGGTCATCGACATCGACCTCGAGCGTCGCCGGATCTCGCTGTCGCTCAAGCAGGCCAACGAGGGCGTCGACCCCGAGGGTGACGACACCACCTTCGATCCCGCGCTCTACGGCATGGCTGCGGAGTACGACGCCAACGGCGAGTACAAGTACCCCGAGGGCTTCGACCCGGAGACCAACGAGTGGCTCGAGGGCTACGACTCCCAGCGCGAGGAGTGGGAGGGCCAGTACGCGGCCGCCTACGAGCGCTGGACCGCTCACAAGACCCAGGTCGCCGAGGCCATCAAGGCCGACGAGGAGTCCGCGAACGCTCCGGCTCCGGCCGCGTCGTCCTCGACCTCGTCCTCCAGCTCCGACTCGGGTGCGTCTGCTCAGACCTCCTACCAGTCGAGCTCCTCGGACGAGGGCACCCTCGCCTCCGACGAGGCGCTGGCCGCACTGCGTGCCAAGCTCACCGGCAACTGA
- a CDS encoding HAD-IIA family hydrolase: MTATLDDHPIHSWLTDMDGVLVHEEAALPGAADFIAALQRFGRPFLVLTNNSIFTPRDLRARLSRSGIDIPEASIWTSALATARFLAEQQPGAAAYVIGEAGLTSAMHDEGFILADSDVEFVVLGETRTYSFEAITRAIRLISRGAKFIATNPDVTGPSAEGPLPATGAVAAMITAATGIRPYYVGKPNPLMMRTALNRIGAHSETSIMIGDRMDTDVKSGLEAGMRSVLVLTGSTREEEITQYPYRPTAVLDGIADVVPLVEMLTPTESVELDED; the protein is encoded by the coding sequence ATGACCGCCACGCTCGATGACCATCCGATCCATTCCTGGCTGACCGACATGGACGGCGTGCTCGTCCACGAGGAGGCCGCCCTGCCCGGGGCCGCGGACTTCATCGCCGCGCTCCAGAGGTTCGGTCGCCCGTTCCTGGTGCTGACGAACAACTCGATCTTCACCCCGCGTGATCTGCGGGCGCGGCTGTCCCGCAGCGGCATCGACATCCCCGAGGCCTCCATCTGGACCAGCGCCCTGGCCACGGCGCGGTTCCTCGCGGAGCAGCAGCCCGGGGCGGCGGCCTACGTGATCGGCGAGGCCGGCCTGACCAGCGCCATGCACGACGAGGGGTTCATCCTCGCCGACTCCGATGTCGAGTTCGTGGTGCTGGGGGAGACCCGCACCTACTCCTTCGAGGCGATCACCCGCGCGATCCGCCTGATCAGCCGGGGCGCGAAGTTCATCGCCACGAACCCGGACGTCACCGGGCCCAGCGCGGAGGGGCCGCTGCCGGCCACCGGCGCCGTGGCCGCGATGATCACGGCCGCCACCGGGATCCGGCCGTACTACGTCGGCAAGCCCAACCCGCTCATGATGCGCACGGCCCTGAACCGGATCGGTGCGCACTCGGAGACCTCGATCATGATCGGGGACCGCATGGACACCGACGTGAAGTCCGGCCTCGAGGCGGGCATGCGCTCGGTGCTGGTGCTGACCGGCTCCACCCGCGAGGAGGAGATCACGCAGTACCCGTACCGGCCCACCGCCGTGCTCGACGGCATCGCGGACGTGGTCCCGCTGGTCGAGATGCTCACGCCGACCGAGTCCGTGGAGCTCGACGAGGACTGA
- a CDS encoding alpha-L-fucosidase, giving the protein MSTPDPLTDPAPAGSTDPHAWFDHARFGLFVHFGAYAIPARHEWVMSREKIAPEEYEKYVELFDPDRFDARLIARTAREAGMRYAVLTTKHHEGFCLWDSALTDYSAATSCGRDLVAEFVDALREEGLRVGFYHSLIDWHHPDFTIDSLHPLRDAPDREERNAGRDMARYRTYLHGQVRELLTGYGTIDYLFFDFTYPGEDGKGPEDWDSEGLLAMVRELQPGILVNDRLGLPGDLRTPEQHQPVAPMVDEDGNEVRWESCQTTNGSWGYHRDNHDTKSADLLLRMVVDSVGKNGNLLLNIGPDGRGGLRRTDTALLAEIGEWMDLHGDSVHGAGPARGMTAPQGTILTRRGDRVYVHLTAWPMQSLHLTDLPRPVRFARLLHDGSEIRHHRVERAEADLHAHMSVNGLAPGTVTFTLPIRRPEALLPVLEILLEPAPAG; this is encoded by the coding sequence ATGAGCACCCCCGACCCCCTCACAGATCCCGCTCCTGCGGGCAGCACCGATCCTCACGCCTGGTTCGATCATGCGCGCTTCGGACTCTTCGTCCACTTCGGGGCCTACGCGATCCCGGCCCGGCACGAATGGGTCATGTCCCGCGAGAAGATCGCCCCGGAGGAGTACGAGAAGTACGTCGAGCTCTTCGACCCGGATCGCTTCGACGCCCGCCTCATCGCCCGCACCGCCCGCGAGGCCGGCATGCGCTACGCCGTGCTGACCACGAAGCACCACGAGGGCTTCTGCCTGTGGGACAGCGCCCTGACCGACTACTCCGCCGCAACCTCCTGCGGCCGCGATCTCGTGGCCGAGTTCGTCGACGCGCTGCGCGAAGAGGGCCTGCGGGTCGGTTTCTACCACTCGCTCATCGACTGGCACCACCCCGACTTCACCATCGACTCCCTCCATCCCCTGCGCGATGCTCCCGACCGCGAGGAGCGCAACGCGGGCCGGGACATGGCCCGCTACCGGACCTACCTCCATGGCCAGGTGCGCGAGCTGCTGACCGGCTACGGGACGATCGACTACCTGTTCTTCGACTTCACCTACCCCGGCGAGGACGGCAAGGGCCCGGAGGACTGGGACAGCGAGGGCCTGCTCGCGATGGTCCGCGAGCTCCAGCCCGGGATCCTCGTGAACGACCGGCTCGGCCTGCCCGGGGATCTGCGGACCCCGGAGCAGCATCAGCCCGTCGCCCCCATGGTCGACGAGGACGGGAACGAGGTGCGCTGGGAGTCCTGCCAGACCACCAACGGATCCTGGGGCTACCACCGGGACAACCACGACACCAAGAGCGCGGACCTGCTCCTGCGCATGGTGGTGGACTCCGTCGGCAAGAACGGGAACCTGCTGCTGAACATCGGTCCCGACGGGCGCGGCGGACTGCGCCGCACGGACACCGCCCTGCTCGCGGAGATCGGCGAGTGGATGGACCTGCACGGCGACTCCGTGCACGGCGCCGGCCCCGCCCGCGGGATGACGGCGCCGCAGGGCACGATCCTCACGCGGCGCGGCGACCGCGTGTACGTGCATCTGACGGCATGGCCGATGCAGAGCCTGCACCTCACCGATCTGCCGCGTCCCGTGCGCTTCGCACGGCTGCTGCACGACGGCTCGGAGATCCGCCACCACCGGGTGGAGAGGGCGGAGGCGGACCTGCACGCGCACATGAGCGTCAACGGCCTCGCGCCCGGAACGGTGACCTTCACCCTGCCGATCCGTCGGCCGGAGGCCCTCCTGCCGGTGCTGGAGATCCTCCTCGAGCCGGCACCGGCGGGCTGA
- the polA gene encoding DNA polymerase I, whose protein sequence is MSASDTDEQRILLIDGHAMAFRAFFALPPEGFTDGRGQATNAVYGFARMIINVVASERPTHMAVAFDLPGGTFRDRIYDQYKGGRDETPPAFHGQIGLIMQMLDALGVPWLTYEDYEADDIIATLATRAAESGDEALIVTSDRDSIQLVGEHVTLLQPVKGVTEMRRMTPAAVEEKYGIPPERYPDLAALVGEAADNLPGVPGVGPKTAAKWIVQYGDLPGVLAHAEEIKGKAGQSLRDNVEAVERNRLMNAAFTTLDLPTDPDHYLLGRGDRTRVLEVFDDLAFGDTIRRDLPAALLGEAGDEVAAEEAAQEAEVLQVQDAASLRELLAGDASVLALDAVEDVRGGALIGLATTTAAGAVQLGRLDSGATEVLAAALEAADEIRVADAPAVRSWMELNGYRLGESTRDLSLESFVLRPGARSYDAEALASELGGASFEPRPRKPAESSLAKESPEVRAEHVARAGARLAAAAAALHPAAEELSARTEKEPWARSILGDLEQPLQEVLETMHSRGIAIDQGALATLRDEFEGFVAQAKREAGQIVGEEVNLASPKQLQVVLFETLGLPTTRKISSGHSTDAESLTDLLESLDPDSAGHRFLSWLLRFREVSKLTGYLVGLDKVVDAGSRVHTTFQQTAAATGRLASTEPNLQNIPVRTSEGQRIRDVFVAGEGFESLLTADYSQIEMRIMAHLSEDAGLIEAFRSGEDLHNFVASRVFGVSPDAVDPAMRSKTKAVSYGLAYGLSAFGLSRQLRISRAEATALRDGYFERFGGVRDYLHHSVETARSTGYTETLLGRRRYLPDLTSDNRQRRENAERVALNSPIQGSAADIIKLAMLAVERRMREAELDSRMLLQVHDELVVEVAPGELDRVRTIVEEGMDSAYELSVPLEVGMGVGRTWREAAH, encoded by the coding sequence ATGAGTGCGAGTGACACCGACGAGCAGCGCATCCTTCTCATCGACGGGCACGCGATGGCGTTCCGCGCCTTCTTCGCCCTGCCGCCGGAGGGGTTCACCGACGGCCGCGGGCAGGCCACCAACGCGGTGTACGGCTTCGCACGCATGATCATCAACGTGGTCGCCTCGGAGCGGCCCACCCACATGGCGGTCGCCTTCGACCTGCCCGGCGGCACCTTCCGCGACCGCATCTACGACCAGTACAAGGGCGGCCGCGACGAGACCCCGCCGGCCTTCCACGGTCAGATCGGCCTGATCATGCAGATGCTCGACGCCCTCGGGGTGCCGTGGCTGACCTATGAGGACTACGAGGCCGACGACATCATCGCGACCCTCGCCACCCGGGCCGCGGAGTCCGGGGACGAGGCGCTCATCGTCACGAGCGATCGCGACTCGATCCAGCTGGTCGGCGAGCACGTCACCCTGCTCCAGCCGGTCAAGGGCGTCACCGAGATGCGTCGCATGACCCCCGCCGCGGTCGAGGAGAAGTACGGCATCCCGCCGGAGCGCTACCCGGACCTCGCCGCGCTCGTGGGCGAGGCGGCGGACAACCTCCCGGGCGTTCCCGGCGTCGGCCCGAAGACCGCCGCGAAGTGGATCGTCCAGTACGGCGATCTGCCGGGCGTCCTCGCCCATGCCGAGGAGATCAAGGGCAAGGCCGGGCAGTCGCTGCGCGACAACGTCGAGGCCGTGGAGCGCAACCGGCTGATGAACGCCGCGTTCACGACCCTGGACCTCCCCACGGATCCCGACCATTACCTGCTGGGCCGGGGCGACCGCACCCGCGTGCTCGAGGTGTTCGACGACCTCGCCTTCGGCGACACCATCCGCCGTGATCTGCCGGCCGCGCTGCTCGGCGAGGCGGGGGACGAGGTCGCCGCCGAGGAGGCGGCCCAGGAGGCCGAGGTGCTCCAGGTCCAGGACGCCGCGTCGCTGCGCGAGCTGCTCGCCGGTGACGCCTCCGTGCTCGCCCTCGACGCCGTCGAGGACGTGCGTGGCGGGGCGCTGATCGGCCTGGCCACGACGACCGCCGCCGGAGCAGTCCAGCTGGGGCGGCTGGACTCCGGGGCCACGGAGGTCCTGGCCGCCGCGCTCGAGGCGGCCGACGAGATCCGCGTTGCGGACGCACCGGCGGTGCGCTCGTGGATGGAGCTGAACGGATACCGGCTGGGGGAGAGCACTCGCGACCTCTCGCTGGAGTCCTTCGTGCTGCGTCCCGGTGCGCGCAGCTACGACGCCGAGGCCCTCGCGAGCGAGCTGGGCGGCGCGAGCTTCGAGCCGCGCCCCCGCAAGCCCGCCGAGTCGAGCCTCGCCAAGGAGAGCCCCGAAGTGCGCGCCGAGCACGTGGCCCGTGCCGGCGCCCGCCTCGCGGCCGCCGCTGCGGCGCTGCACCCCGCCGCCGAGGAGCTCAGCGCCCGCACGGAGAAGGAGCCGTGGGCCCGCAGCATCCTCGGCGACCTCGAGCAGCCCCTCCAGGAGGTGCTCGAGACGATGCACTCCCGCGGCATCGCGATCGACCAGGGCGCTCTGGCCACCCTGCGCGACGAGTTCGAGGGCTTCGTCGCGCAGGCCAAGCGCGAGGCCGGCCAGATCGTGGGGGAGGAGGTCAACCTCGCCTCGCCCAAGCAGCTCCAAGTGGTGCTCTTCGAGACCCTCGGGCTGCCCACCACGCGGAAGATCTCCTCCGGGCACTCGACGGACGCCGAGTCCCTCACCGACCTGCTGGAGTCGCTCGATCCCGACTCCGCGGGCCACCGCTTCCTGTCCTGGCTGCTGCGCTTCCGCGAGGTGAGCAAGCTGACCGGCTACCTCGTGGGCCTGGACAAGGTCGTGGACGCGGGCTCCCGCGTGCACACCACCTTCCAGCAGACCGCCGCGGCCACCGGCCGTCTGGCCTCCACCGAGCCGAACCTGCAGAACATCCCCGTGCGCACCTCCGAGGGTCAGCGGATCCGGGACGTGTTCGTCGCCGGCGAGGGCTTCGAGTCGCTCCTGACCGCGGACTACTCGCAGATCGAGATGCGCATCATGGCGCATCTGTCGGAGGACGCCGGGCTCATCGAGGCCTTCCGCTCGGGCGAGGACCTGCACAACTTCGTCGCCTCCCGCGTCTTCGGGGTCAGCCCCGACGCAGTGGACCCCGCGATGCGCTCCAAGACCAAGGCGGTCAGCTACGGCCTGGCCTACGGCCTCTCCGCCTTCGGCCTCTCCCGCCAGCTGCGGATCTCCCGCGCCGAGGCGACCGCGCTGCGCGACGGCTACTTCGAGCGCTTCGGCGGGGTGCGCGACTACCTCCACCACAGCGTCGAGACTGCCCGCAGCACCGGCTACACCGAGACTCTGCTGGGCCGCCGCCGCTATCTCCCGGACCTCACGTCCGACAACCGCCAGCGCCGAGAGAACGCGGAGCGGGTAGCGCTGAACTCGCCCATCCAGGGCAGCGCGGCGGACATCATCAAGCTCGCGATGCTGGCGGTCGAGCGCCGGATGCGCGAGGCGGAGCTGGACTCGCGGATGCTGCTCCAGGTCCATGACGAGCTCGTCGTCGAGGTCGCCCCGGGCGAGCTCGACCGGGTGCGCACGATCGTCGAGGAGGGCATGGACTCGGCCTACGAGCTCTCGGTCCCGCTCGAGGTCGGCATGGGTGTCGGTCGCACCTGGCGCGAGGCCGCGCACTGA
- a CDS encoding type 2 periplasmic-binding domain-containing protein, whose protein sequence is MPDGVRRRSFLGRSAMLGAAALGGPLALTACGGSDSEEQAAGNDYIPGSAALKVEIAPEIDGVPYPEGYVGPRARDLTPFGDGSTEFTMLSQVDPEMDMATNYYSTHLAETTGVNLSYVTVPAGEDGKTKVNAIMAGGDLPHAMMVGQDIFSPSEVSIYGSQGMFLPLDKLIDEYAPHVLDMFEAFPDMRAQYTSPDGRMYGLPSMNDCFHCKSANVRTWINSRWLEGVGAEAPETLEDFTVLMEEFRAYADRPEGSVLVTASAETMPFLVQFFLGSFLEMPELWVRRSGDTIEWSHEEPAFREGIIWLQEQFANGTFDTGMFSSTPEQYQKLGDATGGPKFGIAYGYSTFHFAADNDFTDPDNVARIMVPLAPMEGPGGVRTAQWDHFSYGYPNFVITPDCPDPEQLIRWADYQFELQLTTSMKRGEKGVGWDWATSEQKGIDGRQAIYQVLPAPEELKNQTWREWGPLYQSMDQRHAEALQDSNPSVEPILYAAGKLYEPFATTKETGVPPLVYDMEQSAQLGELETNLENHFTQAMAAFGTGAKDASDDADWEEYLAGAKAIGVETFVQLKQAAYDAQNG, encoded by the coding sequence GTGCCCGACGGCGTGCGTCGCCGTTCGTTCCTGGGGCGTTCCGCGATGCTGGGGGCGGCGGCTCTCGGCGGTCCCCTCGCGCTCACCGCCTGCGGTGGCTCGGACTCGGAGGAGCAGGCTGCGGGGAATGACTACATCCCCGGCAGCGCGGCGCTGAAGGTCGAGATCGCCCCTGAGATCGACGGGGTGCCCTACCCGGAGGGGTACGTCGGCCCCCGCGCCCGGGACCTCACCCCCTTCGGCGACGGATCGACCGAGTTCACGATGCTCAGCCAGGTCGATCCCGAGATGGACATGGCGACCAACTACTACTCCACCCACCTCGCCGAGACGACGGGCGTGAACCTCTCCTACGTCACCGTCCCGGCCGGAGAGGACGGCAAGACGAAGGTCAACGCCATCATGGCCGGCGGCGACCTCCCGCACGCGATGATGGTGGGACAGGACATCTTCTCCCCCTCCGAGGTCAGCATCTACGGCTCCCAGGGGATGTTCCTGCCGCTGGACAAGCTGATCGACGAGTACGCACCGCACGTCCTGGACATGTTCGAGGCCTTCCCGGACATGCGCGCGCAGTACACCTCGCCGGACGGGAGGATGTACGGGCTGCCGTCGATGAACGACTGCTTCCACTGCAAGAGCGCGAACGTGCGCACCTGGATCAACTCGCGCTGGCTGGAAGGGGTCGGGGCCGAGGCGCCCGAGACCCTCGAGGACTTCACCGTGCTGATGGAGGAGTTCCGCGCCTACGCCGACAGGCCCGAGGGCTCCGTCCTGGTCACCGCCTCCGCCGAGACGATGCCCTTCCTGGTCCAGTTCTTCCTGGGCTCGTTCCTGGAGATGCCCGAGCTGTGGGTGCGGCGCTCGGGGGACACCATCGAGTGGAGCCATGAGGAACCCGCCTTCCGCGAGGGCATCATCTGGCTCCAGGAGCAGTTCGCGAACGGGACCTTCGACACGGGCATGTTCTCCAGCACGCCGGAGCAGTACCAGAAGCTCGGGGACGCGACCGGCGGCCCGAAGTTCGGGATCGCCTACGGGTACTCGACCTTCCACTTCGCCGCCGACAACGACTTCACGGACCCGGACAACGTCGCCCGCATCATGGTGCCGTTGGCGCCGATGGAGGGACCCGGCGGCGTGCGCACCGCGCAGTGGGACCACTTCTCCTACGGCTACCCGAACTTCGTCATCACCCCGGACTGCCCCGATCCCGAGCAGCTCATCCGCTGGGCCGACTACCAGTTCGAGCTCCAGCTGACCACCTCGATGAAGCGCGGCGAGAAGGGGGTGGGCTGGGACTGGGCCACCTCGGAGCAGAAGGGGATCGACGGACGGCAGGCGATCTACCAGGTCCTGCCCGCACCGGAGGAGCTGAAGAACCAGACCTGGCGGGAGTGGGGCCCGCTCTACCAGTCGATGGATCAGCGCCACGCCGAGGCGCTCCAGGACTCCAACCCGTCGGTCGAGCCGATCCTCTACGCGGCGGGGAAGCTCTACGAGCCCTTCGCCACGACGAAGGAGACCGGCGTCCCGCCGCTCGTGTACGACATGGAGCAGTCGGCGCAGCTGGGTGAGCTCGAGACCAATCTCGAGAACCACTTCACCCAGGCCATGGCGGCGTTCGGCACCGGCGCCAAGGACGCGAGCGACGACGCCGACTGGGAGGAGTACCTCGCCGGGGCGAAGGCGATCGGCGTGGAGACCTTTGTCCAGCTCAAGCAGGCCGCGTACGACGCCCAGAACGGGTGA